The genomic segment ttttaagcaaggttacatttttatttccatcttttacagtttcaaaataatgaaaaaggaaaaaggccccctgcatggtcagtacttagtaacaccccctttggcaagtatcacagcttgtaaatgctgtttgtagtcagctaagagtctttcaattcttgcttgggtaaatttctgggttcagtcattagcagcaaagcactgactgtggaaattacaaatcagaatattattagagtcacagagcccagcagcactgaaacaggcccttcagcccttctagtcaatgctgaccttttgtttttactgcctagttccaactacctgcaccatagcctccatacacctcccatccatgtcatcACTCAAATTTCTCTTTAGTGTCTCAATTGGACCCACATCCacctcttccactggcagctcattccacactcccaccaacctctgagtgaagaattccccTTCAGACTCCGCTAAAAGTATTCACTTTCACCCTGAACTTATGTCCAATatggaggtgagagggaggaCAGTAAGGGGAGGGGTGGTCAagtgtggagagggaaacagagcggAGAGTTTATACTTAATATCTTTCAGAAAAAGTACTTGTTTAaacttacttgctgcaaacctactatccataccctgtacattctcaaccaaattattgatcgagatgacaagtagcaatgttcaaagctcaaagtaaattttattatcagagtacatatgtcaccacatacaaccctgagatactttTTCCGACAGgaacacttagcaaatctatagaatagaaacaggatcaatgaaagatcaagtagagcagaGAATTcatcaaactgtgtaaatgcaaatataattacATATCAATGAATAATGATAGCAATGGGGTGTAACGCTGGGGAACCCACCTAGGCCGGGCCTTGAGTCCAATAAACGGCCTCCCACCattactctctgcttcctaccatcaagacaactgcatccagttagccagctctccctggatcccatgtgatctaactttccacagcaacttaccatgctgaaccttctcaaaggcctcaCTGTAGTCCATATCGCACAcaatcctgggacagaggtgtcactgatcagagggcacagatttaaacagaggatgaagaggtttagagggatctgaggaagagatttttcactcagagggtagctgaaatctggaacacgctgcccgaggtggtggtggagacaggtccCTTCACAACATTTACGAAGTGGGTGAGCATTGAAACTGTCAAGATATTTGAAATGTTAGAATCAGGGGAGATGTGACCACATGTGtagagggcaggggttgtgtctccatcagctatgaaccgagtgctgataaatgggaccagTGTAGACAGTGAGTGGATGGTCAGAACAGGTATGGCCAGCCAaagacctgtttccgtgctgtgtaaTCCACCACTCCGGACATGACAAATTAATGATGGTGGCACCAcaaggcattgatttcaaaactccacacccctctccaacTTGAAATAAACGAGACTGAACCCCTTTGTCACCACTGGGAAAATCTGTTTCTGTCGAGGTAACATACAAATTGGTCACTTCTGCCAAACAACTGGCAATTGATGAAGTTCCTGTGTCGTCTTCCATTAATGTTGCTTCCTTACAGCAaaactaaccctctcactgtcagaatcagtgattaaatccAGCCCCAAACATTCTGCTTTCATCCctgcacattgtaacttgaaccatctcactgagggtctgatggagacacaacccctgccctctaCACATGTGGTCACATCTCCCCTGATTCTAacatttcaaataccctcagaatggttttctgattcagtctgaaggttatggtacattcagctcatcgtcagacctgacaaaccatgtcttcccacagctggttccacctgttggtgtgtcctctttcctccacctccagggaagctgcatctccacacaaactcctcacttgagacgactgtctgtacctgtgacacaggaaatcacatcactgtcactctcctgataccatccgggaagcggtaccgcaacataaaagccaggaccaacaggctccgggacagcttcttccaccaggccgtcagactgattaactcacgctgatctgagtgtactctatattacattgtcttttttatttattataaattattataaattactatgattgcacattgcacatttagatggagacgtaacgtaaagatttttactcctcatggatgtaagaaataaagtcaattcaattcaattcctgattcTGTGTCTGAGCTGCTTGCCTCCGGGTATCCTCCCTCAACAagcttcttcctcagtcaccatctgtcagattataaaaaaacaattaaaacaatctatcagacagctcctgtacccctccacccctgaacaggttcccctgttaaaactctctgctcagccccttccctattccctttccctttcagactcccgatgtaccagcagatccgaattcaccgtgtggacatttctaccccacaggaggctgtacaaactcgtgtccttctctgatgcacagctcagtgaccccaatccctgtctgcactggcagcccatgacggtgacagctgtcctagactctgtaactcacaatcttgtaacacataatcttgttcacagcaagtttagacagtcattaatatgaagagagaattgttgtttcctgaaaggacaggcgagcgaagctgtctgatccaattcaccagatggtcccgtgtttacaagttaatttgtcccgggacccacacccacacccactcataaccccaaagtaaatgtccgctttctgatttatttccatttccctccgagggaagttggggcgtttgtgaagtgtctcctgcggccggagtctgatgtattgctgagaggtaggaggagaccacTCCTCCCGTCGGTTTGATGCTGGTTccccagggagggagagggggattttattgaaaggatgaagatggtgagagagggggcagacaggatgtttgtcccagTGGGGACAGGggaggctcatctgtggaaatgtctgagcccacggtggtggcgagcagagggattcaccacattggggggcaaacaccggcagactgttgtcctgcaagcgggaccaatggtccgggcaaagtgacaattatttgtgttttgttgagattgtacctggaatatggtgtaaaatcccgctccccacactaacatgggttatacagaccaaagaacaaactgccggaggaactcagtgggtcgggcagcatctgtggagggaaatggaccgtcaacatttcgggccgagaccctccctctggactgagagtggacgggaaatagtcagagaaaagaggtgaggggtggggatggggcaagagctggggagtgagaggtggatccaggtgaggaggaggtgggaaggtggaaatagtgacaggggtgggaggtgagtggttggggcaacacggggctgcagaagatggaaattaattccatagaggattaacaaagaggttagagagtatttgttatagagagtgcaatgaagattcgccagactgatccctggggtGTTGGaatcatcatatgaagaaagatcaaatgtgataaccctttcatttcgagAATCGAGGACCGaggggtgaacacattgaaatgcacaacatcattaccagttgaaccagggatcccagtctctgaaaaagggggtggactgtccgggactgagatgaggggaagtgtctccactccgagggtggtgaatgtctgtaaatccccaccacagagggcggtgaagactcagtgattgtcctcacataaaacagaggccggcagatgagtggagaccgaagggatcgaggaaatgaggatcagacagaaacatgtggctgagatgggagagcagccgccatcttgttgatggttcgagggactgaatggccacctcctgctgtttctcagtgttgctgtccagtgaggccagaggaatgtgaatagaaatgagtgtttttaaacacagactgatttaaatgaaacctgcacatttcctgtttaggtctgaattgtgtgttggattGGGATGGGAATCGAGCCCGTGACTCTGTGACCTGGAAGGAAAGGGACAGAGAAGATATGGAGAGAAAAGGTAACTATGTATTTGTTGTAAATATGAaataatgtgggaaatgcagcggacgggtcgggcagcgtgtgaggggtgaggagcagagtcaccggttcaggtgggagaccatccacccatcacctgatcccgtttcctgttcacgttttcccgcagatctgcagcatcttccGGTCACTGCTCTACGTGTCCGTGTAGCTTCAGCTTTCGCCcgttcagacaaggcagtgagatccggatctgtcacgtccttttgttgtgggtggacaatatgtttttatctgcaatattttcagcatgtttcattccactgtttatacctgctgaagtgcagccaatgtttctgggtGTATGATCAATTtatgtgagaatttagccttttctttttatctgagcttctcataaatgtgtacagtttagttaagcttcactccagaatttccaatGCTGGAGTCAAATAGCTCCACACATTTAAAAtagtttattacatttttttatgttgtactacttacataatttaaatattttatataaatatatatttattttaaatcacaattgttaaaatctattgCTATAAATTCGGTTCTATTActgccgcagagacaacaaatttcatgacatatgccggtgctattaaacctgattctgatattgatatgggagaccccccaccggtcacctgatcccagttaccgcagatcgtaatgcgagattgaagccttttccatttgtttgcattcTTCAGAAATGACAACAATTAAATTTCCTTCTGTGGTTCCAAagcagctcagtctgtctaatatttccacacaattaaaatggggaatttgtttgTTATCATCACGTACTGAGCTGCAgtgtaaatcttgcctgacataccaTCCACGCAGATCGATACATTAcgacagtacattgagctgatatacgacaaaacaataactgtaaccaagtattatggctgcagagaaagtgcggtgcagatagagatatggtgcagggtcacgtccagttacattgtgaggtcgagtccattttatcggACTGGAGACCACTCATTTGGCTTATAACCGCAGTCAGGAAGccgtccttaagcctggtggtatgcgctttaaggcttttgtatctcttccccgatgggggagcgggtttgcagcaagaatgtccgggttgtgaggatctttgagtacatggTCTGCTTTTCCaaggcaggggaagtgtaggaagagtccatggaggggaggcttgtttctctgatgttcccATGAgagaccaaagttctctgcagttccttgcagtcatgggcagagcagtagccatacgaaggcgtgaagtatcgacaagaagctcagagacctcggccttcaccctgccttgtgtagctggatcctggacttcctgtcagatcgccggcaggtggtaagagtgggctccctcacctctgtctctctgaccctcagcatacATACCCCACAGGGCTGTCTCCTTggccctctcctttactctctgtgcacccatgacttgtgtggccacccacagctccaatctgctaaatacatttgctgatgacactacattgattggcctaatgtcaaataataactttcaattgatcaaatgcctcctgacagggctcggtccaaacaaacttttcacccttcttcaggagattagtcagaggaagagcgatatctgcaaagttcttacagaacttatgataatatccaaccattcctAGAAACCTTCTAAGAGGCTTCTTACCAGTTggaataggaacttcagaaattgcctgaaCAGGTGACAACTTGCCTCGACCTACTACATAgccaagataggtcacagtggcatggccaaattcactctcaGCTAAGTTAACTGTAAGGTTGGCCtgggaaagcctgtcaaacagcttttctactgcagagatatgctcttcccaagtgtcactccctgtgactaagtcatcaatataggcaaCTGCGTGTTCTAACCCTCaaattacagaatcaatcattctctggaatgttcctggagcatttttcattccaaatggcaaaacattgtattcataccacccagaaggtgtcacaaacgcagaaatttctctacctctgtccatcaatggaacacaccaataccctttcaacagatcaatctttgtaagaaatttaCCTCTTCCAACCTTATCcatgcaatcatccaccctagaGATAGAATAGGCATCTGTTTatgttactgcatttaccttcctataatcagtggaaaatctaacactaccatcaggtttgggcacaataacgcagggtgagctccaatctgatgttgaaggcctaataataccattttcagcatatattcaatttcttgctcagccaatttaTGCTTTTCTACGTTCATGCAATACGGCTGTTGCTTAATTggtttggcttgaccaatatctacgtcATGTACTGTGAACGTGGTTTGCTTGTCAaaataaggctttatcatatttaTGTGTACCACCTGTGTTAGTTTACATCGGTCAggtgttttaataacataattcacatcattacttggagagactatttcatagggtccattgaatttcgcctgaagtggattcGTCAACATTGGAAATAAGGCAAGCACCTTATCCCCCACCTGACATTTTCTTTTGCAAGCCCACTCATCAAATTAacacttcattttattttgagAAATCTTTAAGTTTTGTCTCGCTGGACTACAGGCTTggtgtagtttatttttgaacttcaaaacatagtctgacaggttaacatgtacatccccatcagtccattgttcctttaacaaggtcaaagttcccctcactctatgaccaaatataagttcaaatggactaaagcccAGTCTTTCCTGTACCGAGACACTTACTGCGAACAAAAGCAAAAAAGACAGTTTGCCTTCATCCAAGTCTTTTCCATTTTCTACACAGTATGTCTTAATCtttgttttgagggtagaatgaaatctttctaaagccctTTGTAATTCTGGATGGTATGCAGACGATGTAATTTTTTTAGTtcccagttcataaactacctgctggaacaatccagatgtaaaattacttcattgatcagactggatttctctaggcaaaccaaataaagtaaaaaaaactGATAAGAGCCCTCCccacagttttagctttaatatttctgagaggtattgcttCTGAGACTCTGGATGCagtgcacataatagttagcaaatactgatggccagctttagtctttggcaatgggccaacacaatctaCTATAGCTTTGGAAAAGGGTTCACTGAAAGCAGGTATAGGCCGgagtggggccactggggtgaACTGATTGGGTTTACCCACAGCTTGACAAGTGCGACAGGTTCTGCAATaggtcacaacatctttcctcaaattaggccagtaaaattATTTCATAATCCTGcttacagttttattcactccaaaatatacaagatattaagaggagtagatagagtggatagccagcgcctcttccccagggcaccactgctcaatacaagagggcatggctttaaggtaaggggtgggaagttcaagggggatattagaggaaggttttttactcagagagtggttggtgtgtggaatgcactgcctgagtcagtggtggaggcagatacactagtgatgtttaagagactgctagacaggtacatggaggaatttaaggtggggggttatatgggaggcagggtttaagggtcagcacaacattgtgtgccataGGGCCTGAACTGTTCTAGGTTCTCAATGGCCACCTAAGGGCATACTGTGGgggaaagttaaaatttcagtcctataaactttagggactacaacttggtgaacaattgcccattcctcactcgcaggtatagcaggtggcctccacttcctcattaacactccatccttgagataataccctactggCACTTTCTTATTCGCATCATCTGagacagctgtttttttttaaaggttcAGTCTCAGGGTCTCaattctgttctgctataaactccttcctagacacggataaatctttctcatcagacttagtacctgaatcctgttgaaacaatgaaggcagaaaagacccttacaagtcatcataacctgatCCCGATTTTGGCTGTCATAGGTAccagaatcatgctgcacagaaccgtctccattggcagactttttagccatactttgagttactgcgcaggaaggataaatattaaaatccatctgtgggtcgtcagtggttggcttagttgtcaactacactgcaggaacaactttaccatctgccaggtcattccctcacagcaaagtaacatcttccaccggtaaactggagcataatctGATTTTAACAGGTCCAAAAACCAACCCTGACTATAAAGTTACcctgtgcaatggcacagaaaccatgccacccccaatgcctttaataagatttacctcaccaatgttagtctcatcaccaaactttagaacactgtctaacgtAACTGACTGAGAAgcccagtatctcgaagaattttcatTGGTATCGGGGTTGACCCTTCctttactaatacaaacccatctgacataaaatgatcgaatcccttcttaactcagtcagacctctcagtccttaactaagcctcaacagaatgttcagaaccctgtgggtttataggtgcttcaacatacagATCACAGGCATTTCGGAcggcctccttttcctttttcttcttcggGATAGAATAATTAGCtatcatatgaccagctttcttacaatagtaacaagaaagatcagaatatttctccttcaactgcttcccttcatccttactcttgttaCTAATCCCAGCTTTAacttctggtttaccctggttattcctgctactcttttggaagctcttattcCGGGTAAACTGAAccttatgagttaaagcaaactcatctgctaatctagcagactattgcaaagtggcagcatccttttcatctaagcatgtctttatgtcatcagggatgcaccttttgaattcttcaattaaaaccaactctttcaagctgttaaaatcatcatttacattttcataTGTGCGCCGGcattcaaaacacacaaacttctcataagcaaatttcatacaacaattttcttaaatttctaaacctttgcctgtatgcttctgggaccaacttgTAAGCTTtcagcacagcctgtttcacaatgtcataatcagctgcttcatcaactgtcaagGCAGAATAGGCTCGCTGAaccttccccttaattacactttgtcaGAGAATTGGCCAACCCGCTTTTGGTCACTTTAAACTCTGAGCAaacttctcaaaatgctggaagtatttatcaacctctgcctcatcaaatggaggtactaatttaacttcctgactggactcaaacttatcaccagagtgtAACATTAGACCCCTTTGCAGCAATCTATCTTTTCCAGCTCATACAGCCTCTGTCGTTTTGCTTcctccctctgtttttctgcctctctagcctcaagctgcCTCTGCCATTCTGcagcctccatctttaatttttctaacttgtacaGGAGCGCAAACTCAGtgggtttactttcaggaaacacctccaactcctccactttaaacacacccttgGATAAACAATGCTCAGttattatcctctgcatctgtgacctcctcattgtcaaTTTCACCTTTCCAAGTTTTAACTTTTTAGCAAGactcaacaactcaatccttctggcatcctctaatgcttcagaggttggcgcttgcagaaatctatcaacatccattgctgctgatttttcacacacaaataaatcaaaagggatttccccaATGAAACTGATAATCAATATGCCCccaaatttgttcatatcccggacgcaggccccaattttgttacGAACCGTAATGCTTTAGAAACGAACCAGTAGCaatagactacacctggagtctggttttgatgttaaaatcactacctttattagtatctacttataagaTAGTAACTAAAACAAGgtaaacaaaattgaacagtgtgacatgtgtgtgtgtgtgtgtatatatatatatatatatatatgtatatatttaaatataactcccaaactattgagcttagagtcttgagatggtaaagtatgaaagttcagttcatccatggaatcgttgatgagagagagatatttgtaatccagggtaaatgtcgagacAAGGCAATTAtgtcaaattccacaggttccacggtGGTAAAACAAGAGAACAGTCACTGTAGATTTTATCCGTTGTCGTTCTAAATCCACGtacgaattatcaccgaaagggacttgtcacaaggggtatcaTCTTCAAGTGAATTACCAGACCATACCCAGGCACATAagacataagtggtcttcacaaaTCCGATCCACTCCAATGGATCAAATGAGGTGATAACCACACATTCGATGTTCACTGAATcaataattaacccacccttgtgggcataggaaagttctaaacagtgacccttggccactagtTCCCTTCTTTTGATCCTTCCATTTTACCTCCTTTGtctctgtctgactctgagtgtctgtcggttaaaactaaacaagctgcgAGTGATGTAAACAAGCTACAAGTCAGACTGATTcaccttctcaatctctctctctctctctcccctaaaatgacagtccacaggaaATGAAACCTCGAGATTCATATCAATGCCCGCTCcccaatgtgaactgactggtgtgccagtagttgggatgactgagtgaatcctttcccacagtctgagcaggtgaacggcccctccccagtgtgaactcgctgatgactctgtagggtggatgatcgagtgaatctcttcccacagactgagcagatgaacggcttctccccagtgtgaactcgcaggtgacgctgtagggtggatgatcgagtgaatctcttcccacattctgagcaggtaaacggcttctctccagtgtgaactcgctgatgactctgtaagtCAGATGATCGACTGAATCTCTTTGCACATTCTGAACAGGTGAaaggcttctctccagtgtgaactcgttggtgactcagtaggtcggatgactgattgaatcccttcccacattctgagcaggtgaacggcttctccccagtgtgaactcgctggtgggtCAGTACGTGAAATgaatgagagaatctcttcccacagtctgagcaggtaaagggcttctccccagtgtgaactcgcttatgactctgtaggttggatgactgagtgaatccctttccacattctgagcaggtgaacggcttctccccagtgtgaactcgctgatgactctgtaggtcggatgaccgagtgaatctcttcccacagactgaacaggtaaacggcctctctccggtgtgaactcgctggtgcaccagtaggtcgggtgaccaagtgaaacccttcccacagtctgaacagttgaatggccactccccggtgtgaactgactggtggctcagtagctgagatgacaaagtgaatcccttcccacagtctgagcaggtgaatggcctgtcccctgtgtgaactcgctggtgactctgtagggtggatgaacgagtgaatctcttcccacattctgagcaggtgaatggcttctccccagtgtggactcgctggtgagccatgaggtcagatgaccgagagaatccttcccacaaattcagcagatgactagcctctgcccagtgtgaactgtctggtgtgtccacaggtgggaagactgactgaatcccttctcacccacagaacaggtgaatggtctTGACCAGTGTGAACttactgatgtaccttcagctgaGATGACTGAGGGAATCCATTccaacagtctgagcaagtgaatggcctctccccatgtgtaaaatgatgggcgtgccagtcagtcagatgatcgagtaaatccctccccacagtctgaggaggaaggatgatcgagtggttcccttgctccacttcttaaatatctggacagagacagcaaaactggtgtgttgtgttcaagattcccatagacaaattccttgtagtttttaacctgtaaaaagatttacaaaatccatcaatgggtgaaggacaacatttcagatgagatcactttagtcaCTAAGGCgcgatctgacatcacactggtcactgggcatgggaggagtttcttctgctgcatattcacctttaatggggctggagtttaatattctggatctgagacaaataaatcagttctattttaaactcttatCTCCGGTACTTGGTGAATTTATAAcatacctagtgtacagtagagagtcgactcaggccggctggaccctgccagtgattctgttccacgacAGTCTTTTAAAATCcacccctgttgttcatctctcgctctccctgtggtgatgggttccaaacagtcaccactctgtgggtgaagaggattcccttgaattttctgcagactgacaaAATCAAGCTGcggttctgtctgagatgttctttggcCCTCTAATCTctcggctgaggaagaatgacattggtagttaaccttaTTGAcagctcatttccacattatgtgtcattttccctgcttctaaaggcttgttagaaaacaccactgtcctctaaagactgaaagcagaatgggaaaccattagttaGATGTTCAATggtgcagggtcagaaaccagaggcgggtctgcacagggcagagtttggagatctggacgatggtcagggtaagaacgtatgatgaggagaagggaatgtaTGATGAGGGGCGTGACATCGAATGACAGAGTAACAACTTTTGGAAGCTGactgacagagaaaataatttggttgtctgactgatgacacaaacaatgcctgtggtgaggtgctccactggtcgaggaacatgtgtgtgttgggaatggttttatctattgagagagttgttcctgcttgtttatcctgtaatgttatatccggatggttattatggtttgtcctatctgaaataatgtattgattatcatataatttgtaagattttgactccaAAACTGGATCTGACTTGAATTTATTGGTTCTTTATGAAGTGATAGAGGGCTTTCagaagtttgtattttaaagcaagattttggtgaatggtatttgtcacttgattgtacctgagtaattaatcagattgagttaaactgctgcaggatc from the Mobula birostris isolate sMobBir1 chromosome 13, sMobBir1.hap1, whole genome shotgun sequence genome contains:
- the LOC140207073 gene encoding uncharacterized protein, whose amino-acid sequence is MAHQRVHTGEKPFTCSECGKRFTRSSTLQSHQRVHTGDRPFTCSDCGKGFTLSSQLLSHQSVHTGEWPFNCSDCGKGFTWSPDLLVHQRVHTGERPFTCSVCGKRFTRSSDLQSHQRVHTGEKPFTCSECGKGFTQSSNLQSHKRVHTGEKPFTCSDCGKRFSHSFHVLTHQRVHTGEKPFTCSECGKGFNQSSDLLSHQRVHTGEKPFTCSECAKRFSRSSDLQSHQRVHTGEKPFTCSECGKRFTRSSTLQRHLRVHTGEKPFICSVCGKRFTRSSTLQSHQRVHTGEGPFTCSDCGKGFTQSSQLLAHQSVHIGERALI